Genomic window (Arachis hypogaea cultivar Tifrunner chromosome 13, arahy.Tifrunner.gnm2.J5K5, whole genome shotgun sequence):
tcagatgGACTAAATAACCCTCAGTTTTAAGCATTATATTACAAATTCACTCACATTATacattcacacacctaatattttagagtttttattCACTACTTGGTCGTCTTCGAGTTTTAAACTCGAATGCAGCATATCAAAAGACACATTAAGAGACCCATAATTTGCCACTTAATTTAGACCTACTTTGGGTAAATAGCTTAATTAAGCTCTTTTTGAcaaaatagtttaaacaataaatgactatattaaaagtaacttataaataagttattttgtatttgggtttttaattctaaaaatgcttattttatagaaatgtgataaaaaatagtattataagagaagtcatttttttttacttctctataagctcataaataattttttagaaaactagaatttgattttaaaaattacaccagatattaatattactatttttcatgagtcaaaaactcaaaaaaagtTATTTTCGAAGTTTCCAAACAGGCCCTTAAAGCCTCAGCTGCAGGCCTTCCCCAGTTGAAGCTTTGTTTTGGACAGGTGCATGGGCCAGGCATTCTCCAGCTGAGCTTAGTAATTATACTTTGGGTCAACGAATGTAACTAAATTTGGGCCTCTCGTCTTCCAAATTATGAACCCAACATTTATTCGTTTCTTTGCAATGCTACCCAATAACAAATGAGATATTGTATTGAGATTGGATCCCAACATAAAAGACAAGAGATAAACGACATTGGATCTTGACCCCAAAAAACCAAGACATTGGATAAAAAATTTCCGAAAACATTACTAATATACAtgctgacccaaaaaaaaaaaattacaaaacttgCCAGCACATGGAAGACACAAGCAATTGACCCAAAGCAAGAAAAGCCAGAGGAACTGCACCAATGCTCCTGAGTCCTGACCAAAGTACATGATTTCCATACCATCTTGTCCACTTAATCCGGAACCATGTAAATGCAGATATTATCTTCAAAACAATGAGTTTTGTTTTTATACTCATCTATTTATACATTTAGATTACTATTCAAATAGTGGATTTAAAAAGTAGATATATAGCAATATATTATTGACtatacgtataaaattattttatatcaataatatatgaaaattaaattcgtaccaaaataataataaaataattaaaaaataaaagataagggGATGGACGTAATTTTCCGTCTTGGGGATCCAtggttcatttttctttttttggtcaaTTATTTTTCTAGAGATGCGGTAATAAATCTTGTACTACTGTAGCAATAAGGACCTCACAATCTTGTGAGCCCCCTTATGCTTCGACAACTTGTCCTAGTTGCACATTCATCAATAAATGCTTCGTTGTAATGAAGATTTAGGCTCTATCCAAATTATCCCGAAAAATACGAAGCTTACATATTAACAATATTCGGACTAGATATGGAATTTAGCAGAAAGgcatatataatttatttgcatTGATAGAGTAAATATCACATCATGCTTAATCAACTGAATCTGAATAGTCTGAAAATGTGGCACGTCCTACTCGAATTATTCTTTTTTTGGAGTTACCCCCACTAATGCCACAACTTGATAATGGAGTTGGAGTGGTTccgtattaattttgcattggaCTTTAGTGACATGAAATTTTTATTTGATGACGAGTCTATGAATATATCAACGTTATATTATATCTTTAAACAAAGTGAAATGTAAAACTAAAAGCCCAATATACATAATTCATATATGATATGCCGAAAGCGAAACGAAGATGCTACATTAATGTCATGAATTGAAGACACGATTATTATGAAGATAGAATCATTACATGAAGATTTGCGCAGAATATCCGAGAGGCGCCGCTCTAGACTTTAATGTATATGATAGATGAtagagaaaagaaattaaagtgtATTACCACCTTACCATTAACCGCCTAATATCTCGAACTTGCAGAAATTGACATGAACAGCATAATATTTTGGCTTTTATTGATGATTCTCGCTGCTTTAAGTAAAGTTCTTGTTCACCTCCAAAAAGCTTAGGATGCTAGGGAACTCATTCATTCATGGTCATCAATCGATATTCTTATCAATCTGCTATTCTATGCTAAAGCTTAAATAATTTACTATTCATTGGTGTTCGTTTCGAATCTTTGAATATTCTCCCTTCAAACCTTCACAAGTAAACGCAATATCAAATTCAAAGTCGTATAACATTATGAAAATCATGTTCACAATCTTAATTAGGCCCCAACAGGGGGCAACATTTAGAATATGAATTGGAGAGGTTATAGTATTATACCCATAAGCCTATTCTGGATATTCTACTTCCATATAAGCATAAACATAGTAGATTCTTATTTATTCTAATAGCATTACACACTCTCTACCTACTACAAATCTATAATTGTAAAGAGTTGGTGGAAGTTGTATAATCATACAATTTGAATTTCCACTCTTTCAATCAAATGTTATACTAAAGTAGCATTCCTTTGATATTATCCTCGAATTTTCTCCAATAAGCAAAAATTCAGACACATCTCAACTCTTGAGCAAGTAGTAGTTTACAAAAACAGGACGTGTTTCTTTTTTATCCTTATTCCCCACGGCGGTACCTTGGTTGAAGAAGGAAAAAATAAATGTCTTTTTCAAGTGATACTCTAAAACgcaattaaaaattaacacaagattccTATGATAGCACTTGGGTGTCTCCAATTGGGCAACGAACACTAGTAGGCATATAATCAAAGACTCAAAATTGTggtcaaaactcaaaaccaaacacactacccacacctcttttacGCGCATTGAAGAGAATTCAACCTCCCCCAAAATTGTCCGTTTTCCTAGGAATATGACCTCATACCTTTCtcattatattattgttattttgtgcaAAGTCATAGACCTAAACGCCACTCAAAACCGTAACGTTATCAGAATCTAGCtagattaatttaatttgatatgaaGCGATAAAGGGGAGCCCCCTTGAGAACTTTCAGACTTAGAGACTAGTAAGTTGTAACAACCAACAACGAGGCTAGAGAAAGATGGCCATATACACAGGACCacgtaacaataataataataataatatgaaaagcGAGGCCAGTGCCCTGCCTCCACAGTCACATGCTCCCTCGTTGAATTGAAAATGGTGGGATTCGATCAATCAATCCCAAAAGGATCCAAACACTGCTCTCCCCACTCTCCTTGTCCCCTGGGagaaaaagataattaaattatgaaaaagaataattttaatcATTGAACTTCATATTTATCTACTTAATAAAACAAATATATCTCCAGGGTTATATGATATTATATCTTTTCTGTTGGACCTAACAATTAagggtttttattttaatatatttatttatacatcTCAAACTTCAAAAACAGAGTAATGCACTTGGACTGCTGCAACTCAAGATCAATTGTGAATAAGGTGAATTTTTATTCGAATCATAAAATTCAAGGCAACAATAAAAATTTCGTTACACTAGAACTCGAGTCTCTCTACAAGCAAGCAAGGCATCCATCTGCATGAAGCTTAACGATGCCGAAATTGCAAATAACAGGAGCAGAGATAACCCTGCCCTGTTTCTAAAACCCTTTTTGCTAAAGCTTAAATCAAACTACAACGAGAATAGTAACAATATAAAGGATAAAGgattatttagaaaataaaaataaaaatcttaatagACAACAACCAACAACAAGGACATGGTAATGTTAAAGACCAACACCAAACTCAAGCACAAGTAGAATCAGTCACAACTTCGCTGAACTCATCACTGGAACAATAGTAGAAGCCATTGTTCTCCATTGCATTCAAGGCACAAGATGAAGATGCAACCAGATATGGCATGTTATCAAATGAGAAAGCGAGTCTAGCAGCAAGAGCCGCAGCATTCATCATACTCTTCTCAtcaacatcttcatcatcatcatggcCATTCTCATCTGCTGCAAACTCTTGCGCCCTGTGCTTGAGTGTCTCGAACATGAGCTCGGGCTCGTGCTGCATCACTCGGAGGACGTCTCCAGAGGAAGGCCCAGGGACCGCGCGCGTCACCGCAAAGCCATGTGGGCCGTCCCTCTGCATCACCCGAACAACGCTCGGGCCACCAAAGAGGTTATGGAGACCTCCAAGCGCCTCCTCATAAGCCCCACCCAAGAACATTCCCAGATAGTAGCCACCATCATTGCCTTCCAATTCATGAAGGGGCAAACTTGATTCTCCCCCAATGAACCTGTCAATCTTCCCATCACTGTCACAAGTCAAATCCGATAGAATCCCCTTCGCCGTCGGCTTCTCATCGAGCCTGTGAACCGGTACAATTGGAAACATCTGATCAATCCCCCAGAAATCAGGAATGGAGGTGAACACAGAGAGGTTCACATGGTAAGTCCGCACCGGATCCTTCGCCCCAATTGCACTGCTCACAAGTTCACACAAGCCATCTACAGAAGCAAGCTGTTCCATTCCCAAAGTACCCTGCTTGAACTGCTCAACACAGCGTTGTTTCAACTGCTCCATGTAAAGCACACAGTTTTCATAGTCACCAATCATGGTTGCCGCCGAGAGGCTATGGTAATCGGCGCGTGCTTCATCGGAAAGCCCCTCAACCAAGTACTGAAGCCCAATTGTGGACAATGTTGGAGCTCCATAAGAGCTAGCTCCAATGGCTTCAAAGATCAAAACAGAGTGATGAGACACAATGGCTCTTCCACTCTCACTGCAAATCACAGGGTGCTTCACGGACCTTCTGTCACAAACAAACTGAACCGCGCTAACCACTGCGGCCGCATATTCTTCCAAACCATACCCAACAGAGATATCAGAGTCACATGACTTTGTGCCATCATAATCAATTCCCAAACCACCACCAATGTCGATGACACGCATCTGGGCACCAAGCCTAACCAATTCACAGTAAATCTGTGCAGCCTCTCCAACACCATCAGCAAGCAACGCAGTGGTTGGAATCTGAGAACCAATGTGGAAATGCAGAAGCTGAAGGCAATCCAGCATGCCCAAATTCTCAAGCTTCTTCACAACACGAAGAACCTGAGTAGTGTTGAGTCCAAATTTCCCTTTCTCGCCAGAAGTAGAACCGAAATGACCAGAATGCTTGGTTCTAAGCTTGGCACGAAGACCAATAACCGGTCGAATGCAAAGCTTTTTGCTGATCTCAACCACCAAATCGAGCTCTTCCTCTTGCTCAAGAACAATAACAGTGTTGAGAGCAAGCTTCCTCGCAACAATTGCAAGAGAGATATACTCTCTGTCCTTGAAACCGTTGCAAACAAGAAGCGCTTCTTGATTCCCCTTGCAGAGGCATGACATGGCTAAAAGAAGCTCCGGTTTGGATCCGGCTTCGAGCCCGAACCGGAACGGTGAACCGAATTTAACTATGTCCTCCACAACGAACCTGTCCTGGTTGCACTTCACGGGGTATACACCTTGGTAATGACCATCGTACCCCTGTTCCTGGATCGCAAACTCGAACGCCGATTGAAGAGACTCGAGGCGGTTCTTGAGTACGTCAGGGAAGCGGACGATGAGCGGCAGCTGGAGGCCGAGGCCGCCGGAGTGTTTGGGATCGGAGACTTTCTTCACGATTTTCAACAGATCGATCTCCTGGTGGGGAAGGGTTCCGAGGCCGTGCGGCATGACGGAGATGTTTCCGGCGGTGTTGACGGCGAAGTAGGGAGCGCCCCAGCCGTCGATCCTGTACAGGGTGGATGACATGGACGGCGTCCAATGGGAGGTGTTGGTGTCAGCGTCGTCGGTTGTTGTCGCCAGCGGAAGTGCGCCGGTGAATGTGACCGGCGGAGGAAGAGATATGTCCCCGGCGAGAGCGTAGCCGGGAGGAGCATGTGCAGCGTCCACGCAGCAAGCCAAGGCCGGCATCTCTTTCCGCTAATTAGAATTCaaggaaaaatgaagaaattgattaggaagaaaaaagaaagagaaaattaaaataggGTTATGACTTATCAAAGTTAGGTAATCGAATTTTTTGTGAGGATGGAAAAGGTGGGGGCTTTAAAACCCGCCGAGGCCGTAGCCCCGGCTACCCCCTCAAAAGAAGACAATAAGGGAGCTATTGAAAATGGAGTaaccctctctctcctctctccggCACACCGAAATCCCCACACCGACCCTTCAGAAGAGAGATTGTAAGACGGTGGCTCTGAGAATGGGAATGGGAACGGCGAGGGAGgggaaggaaaggaagaga
Coding sequences:
- the LOC112736946 gene encoding arginine decarboxylase, with the translated sequence MPALACCVDAAHAPPGYALAGDISLPPPVTFTGALPLATTTDDADTNTSHWTPSMSSTLYRIDGWGAPYFAVNTAGNISVMPHGLGTLPHQEIDLLKIVKKVSDPKHSGGLGLQLPLIVRFPDVLKNRLESLQSAFEFAIQEQGYDGHYQGVYPVKCNQDRFVVEDIVKFGSPFRFGLEAGSKPELLLAMSCLCKGNQEALLVCNGFKDREYISLAIVARKLALNTVIVLEQEEELDLVVEISKKLCIRPVIGLRAKLRTKHSGHFGSTSGEKGKFGLNTTQVLRVVKKLENLGMLDCLQLLHFHIGSQIPTTALLADGVGEAAQIYCELVRLGAQMRVIDIGGGLGIDYDGTKSCDSDISVGYGLEEYAAAVVSAVQFVCDRRSVKHPVICSESGRAIVSHHSVLIFEAIGASSYGAPTLSTIGLQYLVEGLSDEARADYHSLSAATMIGDYENCVLYMEQLKQRCVEQFKQGTLGMEQLASVDGLCELVSSAIGAKDPVRTYHVNLSVFTSIPDFWGIDQMFPIVPVHRLDEKPTAKGILSDLTCDSDGKIDRFIGGESSLPLHELEGNDGGYYLGMFLGGAYEEALGGLHNLFGGPSVVRVMQRDGPHGFAVTRAVPGPSSGDVLRVMQHEPELMFETLKHRAQEFAADENGHDDDEDVDEKSMMNAAALAARLAFSFDNMPYLVASSSCALNAMENNGFYYCSSDEFSEVVTDSTCA